A stretch of the Capsicum annuum cultivar UCD-10X-F1 chromosome 10, UCD10Xv1.1, whole genome shotgun sequence genome encodes the following:
- the LOC124887786 gene encoding uncharacterized mitochondrial protein AtMg00660-like, with the protein MTKARRGLEPYCERDASRAGLLEIRFFGEAKSILGHQTLQLMRRPYGVKGSVYVVILPAFQRCLEDGPDAAERRSGSGFPTGRGTKDGYLKAHHDLQATPARPGKATRLGFRGSIVPAASRTLYLSFSKARGRDLFFATEKKGSRFDSAQPNDTSNTNDLCLECVARSLL; encoded by the coding sequence ATGACAAAAGCGAGGCGAGGGTTGGAACCCTACTGTGAGAGGGATGCTTCGCGAGCCGGGCTTTTAGAGATAAGGTTTTTTGGTGAAGCCAAGTCAATTTTGGGCCACCAAACCCTACAACTGATGAGAAGGCCCTATGGAGTAAAGGGAAGTGTGTACGTTGTCATACTCCCTGCCTTCCAAAGGTGCCTAGAGGATGGCCCAGATGCAGCAGAGCGACGATCGGGGAGCGGGTTCCCTACTGGAAGAGGGACAAAAGACGGCTATCTCAAGGCACATCATGACCTACAGGCAACACCGGCGAGACCTGGGAAAGCAACCCGATTGGGTTTCAGAGGATCCATAGTACCTGCAGCCTCCCGAACTTTATATTTATCATTTTCGAAAGCTAGGGGAAGGGATCTCTTTTTTGCAACGGAAAAAAAAGGGAGCAGATTTGACTCGGCACAACCTAATGATACATCCAATACCAATGATCTATGCCTAGAATGCGTTGCTAGATCTCTACTCTAG